The following are from one region of the Rhinoraja longicauda isolate Sanriku21f chromosome 11, sRhiLon1.1, whole genome shotgun sequence genome:
- the fubp1 gene encoding far upstream element-binding protein 1 isoform X10 has translation MHQQRSISTEEYKVPDSMVGFIIGRGGEQISRIQQESGCKVQIAPDSGGLPERSCMLTGNADSIAGAKRLLDQIVERGRIGPGTHHGDGAGTSVQEIMIPASKAGLVIGKGGETIKQLQERAGVKMVMIQDGPQPTGSDKPLRITGDPYKVQQAKDMVMDLIRDRDQGGFREQRNEYGSRVGGTNETLDVPVPRFAVGIVIGRSGEMIKKIQNDAGVRIQFKPDDGTTPERIAQILGPPDRCQHAAEILRDLLRSVEAGMPPGASGPGPGRGRGRGQGNWTMPPPGGLQEFTFTVPSSKTGIIIGKGGETVKAISQQSGARIELQRNPPPNADPNFKMFIIRGSTQQIDYARQLIEEKIGAPTGPPGPPGPHGPHGPHGPPAPHGPPGPPGPGPPMGPYNPGPYNPGPPGPPQHGPPAPYAPQGWGNAYQPWQQQGQPDPNKAGDANTAAWAAYYAQYYQQQAQQPPAAPSTGQGNTPNSAPAGDPNQPSAPPNPPTDYTKAWEEYYKKLGQQGQQPQGPQQDYTKAWEEYYKKQSQAAQASSTTLQPGGQPDYSAAWAEYYRQQAAYYSQTNSQPMPQHPPAQQPPQALIKPLLEPQRTFSSPAVGDYFFRFGESNEYYDKEPRAICRLILNIIDLSTSDSVTLQTKSRPN, from the exons ATGCATCAACAGCG GTCAATTTCAACAGAGGAATACAAGGTTCCTGACAGCATGGTTGGATTTA TAATTGGTAGAGGAGGAGAACAGATCTCACGTATACAACAAGAGTCTGGGTGCAAAGTACAGATTGCGCCTG ACAGTGGTGGTTTACCAGAAAGGTCTTGCATGTTGACGGGCAATGCTGATTCTATTGC aggtgcaaagagactacTTGATCAGATAGTTGAAAGGGGCCGAATTGGTCCGGGTACACACCATGGTGATGGAGCAGGTACTTCTGTGCAGGAGATCATGATTCCTGCAAGCAAGGCCGGGCTTGTTATTGGAAAAGGCGGAGAAACGATCAAGCAGTTACAG GAGCGTGCTGGAGTGAAGATGGTGATGATTCAAGATGGACCTCAGCCAACAGGATCAGACAAACCCCTTCGAATAACCGGAGATCCATACAAAGTCCAG CAAGCCAAGGACATGGTGATGGATTTAATTCGTGACAGAGACCAAGGTGGTTTTAGAGAACAGCGTAATGAGTATGGATCTCGTGTGGGAGGAACGAACGAAACTTTGGAT GTCCCCGTACCTCGATTTGCTGTTGGTATTGTAATAGGGAGAAGTGGGGAAATGATAAAGAAGATTCAAAACGATGCCGGGGTGAGGATTCAGTTCAAACCAG ACGATGGGACGACTCCAGAAAGAATAGCTCAGATCCTGGGCCCACCAGACCGATGTCAACATGCTGCAGAAATACTAAGAGACCTTCTTCGAAGCGTGGAG GCTGGCATGCCTCCTGGTGCTAGTGGTCCTGGTCCTGGCAGAGGAAGAGGCAGAGGCCAAGGGAACTGGACAATGCCCCCGCCCGGTGGATTGCAGGAGTTCACTTTCACAGTACCAAGCAGTAAGACTGGCATTATCATTGGCAAAG GAGGCGAGACTGTAAAAGCAATCAGTCAACAATCAGGAGCACGGATAGAGCTTCAGAGAAATCCTCCTCCAAATGCTGATCCCAACTTTAAAATGTTTATTATTCGTGGATCAACACAGCAGATTGACTATGCCAGACAACTTATTGAAGAGAAGATTGGG GCTCCTACTGGTCCTCCTGGGCCACCTGGCCCTCACGGTCCCCACGGACCCCATGGCCCACCGGCCCCTCATGGGCCCCCGGGTCCCCCAGGTCCTGGACCTCCAATGGGACCCTATAATCCTGGGCCCTATAATCCCGGCCCTCCTGGCCCACCACAACA TGGACCACCAGCACCTTATGCTCCACAAGGATGGGGGAATGCCTATCAGCCCTGGCAACAGCAGGGTCAACCAGATCCAA ATAAAGCTGGAGATGCAAATACCGCTGCATGGGCAGCGTATTACGCTCAGTATTATCAGCAACAAGCGCAGCAGCCACCTGCAGCTCCAAGCACTGGTCAGGGCAATACCCCAAATTCTGCACCGG CAGGTGATCCAAACCAACCGAGTGCGCCTCCAAATCCTCCGACTGATTACACCAAGGCCTGGGAAGAATATTACAAGAAATTAG GTCAACAGGGACAACAACCACAAGGCCCCCAGCAAGATTACACCAAAGCTTGGGAGGAATACTACAAGAAGCAAA GCCAGGCAGCCCAAGCCTCTAGTACAACGCTTCAACCAGGTGGACAACCAGACTACAGTGCTGCATGGGCTGAGTATTACAGACAGCAAGCTGCGTACTACAGTCAGACAAATTCCCAGCCGATGCCCCAGCACCCACCAGCACAGCAACCCCCCCAG GCATTAATCAAACCCCTCCTTGAGCCACAAAGAACGTTCAGTAGCCCAGCTGTTGGGGACTacttttttagatttggagaatCGAATGAGTACTATGACAAAGAACCACGAGCCATCTGCAGGTTGATCCTCAAT ATTATAGACCTAAGCACTTCTGACAGTGTGACCTTGCAGACAAAATCCAGGCCAAATTGA